A genomic window from Fusarium oxysporum Fo47 chromosome X, complete sequence includes:
- a CDS encoding SGNH hydrolase-type esterase domain-containing protein, which yields MKFLPLAAGILTLFGGVEAKKSPFFILTGDSTVATGGGWGDALLNSTKKPAGGINIAKNGATTVSFRSQGLWDTALDNVKSHKKAHEAIVTIQFGHNDQKTLTLEQYSDNLATMIGEVKEAGGTAIIITSLTRRTFKDGKVVENLSNERDAAIAVANKAGVKYLDLNTASTKYVNAIGQENADKYNEIEGDRTHLNFSGKLVFGRIVMDLLVEKRRDLARYIATNKKLSQLIEDGIYATGAE from the exons ATGAAGTTCCTACCCCTCGCTGCAGGCATCCTAACTCTCTTCGGAGGtgttgaggccaagaagtcgcccttcttcatcttgacgGGTGACTCTACCGTTGCCACCGGCGGAGGTTGGGGCGATGCTCTTCTTAACAGTACCAAGAAGCCCGCAGGTGGTatcaacatcgccaagaacGGTGCAACGACTGTATCTTTCCGATCCCAAGGATTATGGGATACTGCTCTCGACAATGTGAAGAGCCATAAGAAAGCTCACGAGGCTATTGTCACGATCCAGTTTGGACATAATGATCAGAAGACTCTTACACTGGAGCAGTACTCGGATAACCTTGCTACTATGATTGGTGAGGTCAAAGAGGCTGGAGGCACTGCG ATTATCATTACGTCTCTTACCCGTCGTACTTTCAAGGATGGAAAAGTGGTTGAGAACCTTAGTAACGAGCGCGATGCTGCAATTGCTGTCGCAAACAAAGCAGGTGTTAAGTACCTGGATCTTAATACCGCAAGCACCAAGTATGTCAACGCTATTGGACAGGAGAATGCCGACAAGTATAATGAGATCGAGGGAGATCGCACTCATCTCAATTTCTCTGGGAAGTTGGTGTTTGGAAGGATTGTGATGGATTTGTTGGTTGAGAAGAGACGTGATCTGGCACGGTACATTGCGACGAACAAGAAGTTGAGTCAGCTTATTGAAGATGGGATTTATGCTACTGGAGCGGAGTGA
- a CDS encoding major facilitator superfamily domain-containing protein gives MDPHPTHIESNSAKKSRRRCRFWIDYNEEVKHLVEIDYSTREREKQITKIVDDGGFKIRVFFVAASGFLASSYSLFSVDILSIALFYVYPPCNRLGQDPGLIIDELTLTGTILGMLLMGHLADRSGRKKWYGAELTILIVATIGMVQASEGYTAVKITRSSMNIYSWIAWWRFLLGFGIGAEYPLSSIITAEWASTESRGVMLSAVFSMQSVGRLLSYTVSLGALRGSNPGDDEETRRLAIDRVWRWTVGVALIPAAIAILLRLTIPETPRFYAGIMKDPRKGVSNAMKLYGRNKSIQEVGRETDLSTGGSKDEEEPWYTWYGKAWDYLTGPKKGWRPLVLISLLWAIMDVPWYGLTMDLSNTLATLVHDPSSPTGVMRHFRRASGDGVEGCGDDPWNKDYWNPNNTISNMIEQNAIRSIVVVSIGSLVGSIGSILIIDFFRRKVILIATFLAITVLLAIAGGTLLGSEASDPHHAAVVCYGILQFFFNLGPNTLIFVLAAEIFPTTYRGTFNGIAAASGKVGAVIIRVIIFTTRHGDKEKSLGIRLLALMPLMLVSAWLSWYLPDVQVIPKAKPVETVSEQCEADSQNLPPSPMLQVETPHSDAVSVISSDSRSLSVPSNENSKGFRLLERLKNIPLEDIARNPGQSKTGQISPAR, from the exons ATGGATCCCCATCCTACGCACATCGAGTCTAATTCTGCAAAGAAGTCCAGAAGACGATGCCGCTTCTGGATTGACTACAACGAGGAAGTGAAACATTTAGTCGAGATCGACTAT AGCACGCGTGAACGCGAAAAGCAAATCACAAAAATCGTCGACGATGGCGGCTTCAAGATCAGAGTCTTTTTCGTCGCTGCTTCAGGCTTCCTTGCGTCCTCTTATTCTCTCTTTTCTGTTGACATCTTGTCCATTGCCCTCTTTTATGTTTATCCACCTTGTAACAGGCTCGGACAAGACCCTGGCCTCATCATCGATGAACTCACCCTGACCGGCACGATCTTGGGGATGCTCTTGATGGGACATCTTGCTGATCGATCGGGAAGAAAGAAGTGGTATGGAGCCGAGTTGACGATTCTGATCGTCGCTACCATCGGCATGGTGCAGGCTTCCGAAGGCTATACAGCCGTCAAAATTACAAGAAGTTCAATGAATATATATTCCTGGATAGCCTGGTGGAGGTTCTTACTCGGATTTGGTATAGGGGCAGAA TATCCTCTATCCAGTATCATTACTGCGGAGTGGGCATCGACCGAATCCAGGGGAGTCATGCTCTCGGCAGTCTTCTCCATGCAATCAGTAGGACGTCTCCTATCTTACACAGTCAGTCTGGGCGCCTTGCGCGGGTCAAATCcgggtgatgatgaagaaacaAGAAGACTAGCGATAGACAGAGTATGGCGATGGACAGTTGGAGTTGCTCTTATTCCTGCAGCTATCGCTATATTGCTTCGTTTAACCATACCCGAGACTCCAAGATTCTATGCTGGAATCATGAAGGATCCACGTAAAGGTGTTTCAAATGCGATGAAACTGTATGGACGGAATAAAAGCATTCAAGAGGTTGGTAGAGAGACCGATCTTTCGACAGGCGGATcaaaggatgaagaagagccgTGGTATACTTGGTACGGAAAGGCGTGGGATTACTTAACTGGACCAAAGAAAGGATGGAGACCCTTGGTTCTCATATCCCTTCTCTGGGCTATCATGGATGTTCCCTGGTACGGCTTGACGATGGACTTGAGCAATACGTTGGCCACGTTGGTTCATGATCCAAGTTCCCCGACTGGAGTGATGCGACACTTTCGACGGGCTTCcggtgatggtgttgaaggatGCGGAGATGACCCATGGAACAAAGACTATTGGAATCcaaacaacaccatctccaatATGATCGAGCAAAACGCCATCAGatccattgttgttgtttctaTTGGCTCACTTGTTGGTAGCATCGGGTCAATCCTTATTATTGACTTCTTCCGAAGAAAGGTGATTCTGATTGCGACATTCCTGGCCATCACAGTCCTTCTTGCTATCGCCGGAGGGACGCTCCTTGGTAGTGAAGCTAGCGATCCTCACCACGCCGCTGTCGTCTGTTATGGCATCCTTcaattcttcttcaattTGGGTCCCAACACCCTCATCTTTGTGCTAGCCGCGGAGATCTTCCCAACTACTTATCGAGGAACATTCAACGGCATAGCCGCAGCTTCAGGCAAGGTCGGTGCTGTTATTATCCGCGTTATCATCTTTACAACAAGACACGGGGACAAGGAAAAAAGTCTTGGGATAAGACTTCTTGCTCTAATGCCTTTGATGCTTGTATCTGCTTGGCTGTCTTGGTATCTACCCGATGTGCAAGTTATTCCAAAGGCTAAACCTGTCGAAACGGTGTCTGAGCAGTGCGAAGCAGACAGTCAGAACTTGCCTCCTTCACCTATGCTTCAGGTTGAGACCCCACACTCCGATGCTGTCTCGGTAATCTCTTCGGACAGTCGCTCTTTGTCAGTTCCAAGCAATGAAAATAGTAAGGGATTTCGTCTGCTGGAAAGACTTAAGAATATACCACTTGAGGATATTGCGCGGAATCCAGGCCAATCCAAGACGGGTCAGATAAGCCCTGCGCGATAA
- a CDS encoding copper amine oxidase: protein MSQPHPLIPLSVDETNLARDVVRAAYPQNVLKFRVIYLEEPVKEVLAPYLDLEHAGKVTSSTPRPAREARVHFDTAHGGKPPQSHEAIIDLNTRKIKQVESIRADAQAAFTSEELDDVRIICRDSPVFKERIAKFNLPQDFEVVVEPWPYGGLDAADDPNRRHMQALIYASDSKNRECNFWGYPLPIIPVIDAETREVIRIHEVATGGGNDPHTFAEGDYAKVKIDHMTPSEYVPELLPGGLRRDLKELNVVQPSGPSFNVEDSNVINWQKWSMRATFNPREGAVLHDVRFDGRSVLYRLSISDMTVPYADPRPPFHRKQAFDFGDGTLGDACNNLQLGCDCLGVIKYFDGVLVDHSGTARTTKNVICLHEQDNGINWKHTNWRTGRAVVTRRRELVVQFIITLANYEYIFNYIFDQAGAITVQARATGIVSSVLIEEGKTAPWGNVVSPGILAQNHQHIFCVRIDPAIDGHKNTLVQTESLPMRIDARTNPNGNAYQVVTTPVTASAGLDANPFTDRTFKVQNMDKLNPISGQPVGYKILAPVTRPLLADPNSTQAKRARFAQRHLWVTKHRDNEFYAGGRYTLQSVSEVEGVADAADRNDDVFQQDIVLWSVFGLTHNPRVEDWPVMPVEILDLHIKPADFFTANPAIDVPGRKNFTSQLTNAEKAQESSCCADSKPRL from the exons AtgtctcagcctcatcctcttATTCCTCTCTCCGTCGACGAGACGAACTTGGCCAGAGATGTCGTTCGCGCTGCTTATCCTCAGAATGTCCTGAAGTTCCGGGTCATTTACCTTGAGGAGCCAGTGAAGGAGGTCCTGGCGCCTTACTTAGATCTTGAGCATGCTGGAAAGGTTACCAGCTCTACGCCCAGACCCGCTCGTGAAGCACGAGTCCACTTTGACACAGCTCATGGTGGCAAGCCTCCGCAATCGCATGAGGCTATCATCGACCTGAACACAAGAAAGATCAAGCAGGTTGAGTCAATCCGAGCGGATGCCCAAGCAGCGTTCACAAG cgaagagcttgatgacgTCCGAATCATTTGTCGAGACTCCCCTGTCTTCAAGGAGCGCATCGCCAAGTTCAACCTCCCCCAGGACTTTGAAGTCGTCGTTGAGCCTTGGCCATATGGCGGCCTTGACGCAGCTGACGACCCCAATCGCCGACACATGCAGGCCCTGATCTACGCCTCCGACAGCAAGAACCGCGAATGCAACTTCTGGGGATACCCTCTCCCCATCATCCCCGTCATCGACGCCGAGACACGCGAAGTCATCCGCATTCACGAGGTTGCTACCGGTGGAGGTAATGATCCTCATACCTTCGCTGAGGGTGACTACGCCAAAGTCAAAATCGATCACATGACGCCTTCGGAATACGTCCCTGAGCTTTTGCCTGGTGGTCTGCGCAGAGACCTAAAGGAACTCAATGTCGTGCAGCCATCTGGGCCTAGCTTCAATGTTGAGGATTCCAATGTGATCAATTGGCAGAAGTGGAGTATGCGAGCGACTTTCAACCCTCGCGAGGGTGCGGTGCTACACGATGTTCGTTTCGACGGCCGAAGTGTTCTGTACAGACTGTCTATAAGTGATATGACGGTTCCTTATGCGGACCCGCGACCTCCGTTCCACCGAAAGCAGGCTTTCGACTTTGGCGACGGAACGCTTGGAGACGCTTGCAATAATCTGCAGCTTGGATGTGACTGTCTGGGTGTCATCAAG TACTTTGATGGTGTTCTTGTTGATCATAGCGGTACAGCACGCACTACTAAGAATGTGATCTGCCTCCACGAGCAAGATAATGGTATTAACTGGAAGCATACAAACTGGCGTACTGGTCGAGCTGTCGTAACCCGCAGACGAGAGCTTGTTGTTCAGTTCATCATCACCCTAGCCAACTACGAATACATCTTCAAC TATATCTTCGACCAAGCAGGTGCCATCACCGTCCAAGCCCGCGCCACCGGAATTGTCTCCTCTGTCCTCATAGAAGAGGGCAAGACCGCTCCATGGGGCAACGTCGTAAGCCCCGGCATCCTCGCCCAAAACCACCAACACATCTTCTGCGTGCGCATCGACCCCGCCATAGACGGCCACAAGAACACCCTCGTCCAGACAGAATCGCTCCCCATGCGCATCGACGCCCGCACCAACCCCAACGGCAACGCCTACCAGGTCGTCACAACCCCCGTAACAGCCTCAGCAGGTCTTGACGCGAACCCCTTCACAGATCGAACCTTCAAGGTGCAGAATATGGATAAGCTTAATCCGATTAGTGGTCAGCCTGTGGGATATAAGATTCTTGCACCGGTGACGAGGCCGTTGCTTGCGGATCCTAATTCTACGCAAGCGAAACGGGCGAGGTTTGCGCAGAGACATCTGTGGGTTACTAAGCATCGTGATAATGAATTCTATGCTGGTGGGCGATATACGCTGCAATCGGTCTCGGAGGTTGAGGGCGTTGCGGATGCTGCAGATAGGAACGATGATGTTTTCCAGCAGGATATTGTGCTATGGAGTGTGTTTGGTCTTACTCATAATCCCAGAGTAGAGGATTGGCCAGTTAT GCCCGTCGAgattcttgatcttcatATCAAGCCTGCGGATTTCTTCACGGCAAACCCAGCAATTGATGTGCCCGGCAGGAAGAACTTCACTTCGCAGTTGACAAATGCTGAAAAGGCCCAAGAGTCTTCATGCTGCGCGGACAGCAAACCTCGTCTGTAG
- a CDS encoding heterokaryon incompatibility protein-domain-containing protein, with protein MDLQPSALFPYQSLKTDELRLLLVKPGDADLICVELRTVKSRMFQRFWALSYVWGARENPAIILLNDQPFSITRNLYNALYQYRRHVFDGYDSDTKALLWVDAICINQNDQVEKSIQVPRMSEIYGQCERVLAWLGPVESDEGSHVCKLAQRLKHFQTHAHSVSEDLSEDDRIKAFTSSGRSDATAATEVESVRKALRSIGHRPWFRRIWILQEAVLAKKQPILLCGPHELGYEIFFKTWVLMLNPSEDGQLLYSFMAENPIRFKAIELAYKNILQVRSEKPAEEEEEAKPTVDQEKQCALDILKLLNETTELEATVAHDRLYALIGLLRCDPLPKALRPDYTQSFEELCYKFTMFILEQTQDIRVVNLGTVGNLSSVPSWTPDLRNSWTARSNLTPSPGKCFNISEDGKTLTMPAIILGQCVTVCKPVTPDPDTGIISPLSLLQFDEAIVKVTAAIRRVTRMVVMTEWFKYHLADIYTEERLTQNPTIVQRVMMAYVCMVHNQPLSSLGTRFGTEEQLQGAYGMVTDPIFQQSMVGCSNFVLQDGTAGQLLHSDAVAAVGDAICVFPGLSTLFLLRRNDDGKCRIIGQVSKWESIGASLPADQLESYRHSFEGAHLGEETEHGVRLLSLV; from the coding sequence ATGGACCTACAACCTTCCGCTCTCTTTCCATATCAGTCTCTCAAGACCGATGAGTTAAGATTGCTACTCGTGAAACCTGGCGACGCTGACTTAATATGCGTTGAGCTCAGAACCGTTAAATCCCGCATGTTCCAAAGATTCTGGGCCTTGTCTTACGTCTGGggcgcaagagaaaacccCGCCATTATCCTTCTGAATGATCAGCCATTCAGTATCACGAGGAATTTATACAATGCTCTGTATCAGTATCGGCGTCATGTGTTTGACGGCTACGACAGTGATACCAAGGCGTTGCTCTGGGTAGATGCCATTTGCATCAACCAGAATGATCAGGTTGAAAAGTCAATCCAAGTTCCCCGCATGTCAGAGATCTACGGCCAATGTGAGCGTGTGTTGGCTTGGTTGGGCCCGGTGGAGAGTGACGAGGGAAGTCATGTTTGCAAATTGGCACAGAGGCTGAAGCACTTCCAGACACATGCACATTCTGTCAGTGAAGACCTTTCTGAAGATGATAGAATCAAAGCGTTCACGAGCTCTGGGCGTTCTGACGCGACAGCCGCAACTGAGGTTGAGTCTGTCCGGAAAGCTTTAAGGTCTATCGGTCATCGCCCATGGTTCCGACGTATTTGGAttcttcaagaagctgtCCTAGCAAAGAAACAGCCAATCTTGCTTTGTGGACCTCACGAGTTGGGATacgagatcttcttcaagacTTGGGTCTTGATGCTGAATCCATCTGAGGATGGACAGCTGCTCTACTCGTTCATGGCGGAGAATCCAATTAGGTTCAAAGCCATTGAACTGGCATATAAGAATATCCTACAGGTCAGAAGTGAGAAGcctgcagaagaagaagaagaagcaaaacCGACAGTGGATCAGGAGAAGCAGTGTGCTCTTGACATATTGAAGCTGTTGAATGAGACGACTGAGTTGGAAGCTACGGTTGCTCATGATCGTTTATATGCCCTCATTGGTCTCTTGCGTTGCGATCCTCTACCCAAGGCCCTTCGGCCAGACTACACACAATCTTTTGAAGAACTTTGCTACAAGTTCACAATGTTCATTCTTGAACAGACCCAAGATATCCGTGTTGTGAACTTGGGAACTGTCGGCAACCTTTCATCCGTACCGTCGTGGACACCTGATCTCCGAAATAGCTGGACAGCAAGGTCCAATCTGACCCCCAGTCCTGGGAAGTGCTTCAATATTTCGGAGGATGGTAAGACTCTTACCATGCCGGCGATCATCCTTGGGCAATGTGTGACCGTTTGCAAGCCCGTCACGCCTGATCCCGATACTGGCATTATCTCGCCATTATCACTCTTGCAATTTGATGAGGCTATAGTCAAAGTAACGGCAGCTATAAGAAGAGTTACACGCATGGTAGTAATGACCGAGTGGTTCAAATACCATCTTGCAGACATATACACTGAAGAGCGATTAACTCAAAACCCGACCATTGTGCAGAGAGTCATGATGGCTTATGTATGCATGGTGCATAATCAACCATTATCCTCTCTTGGCACGAGATTTGGAACTGAGGAACAGTTGCAAGGTGCTTATGGAATGGTAACAGATCCCATTTTCCAGCAGAGCATGGTTGGATGCAGCAACTTTGTGCTGCAAGATGGAACGGCAGGACAGTTACTTCATAGTGATGCTGTGGCAGCTGTTGGGGATGCGATCTGTGTTTTCCCTGGTCTTTCGACTCTTTTCCTTCTACGAAGAaatgatgatggaaagtgTCGGATTATTGGCCAGGTTTCTAAGTGGGAGAGTATTGGGGCAAGTTTACCTGCGGATCAGCTTGAGAGTTACCGTCACTCATTTGAAGGGGCTCACTTGGGAGAAGAAACTGAGCATGGGGTAAGACTGCTAAGTCTTGTCTAA
- a CDS encoding amino acid/polyamine transporter I, translating into MKNHDADLARDAAQLAALGHKQELERNFSFVSMLGLAFSILNSWTALASSLSVGLPSGGPTAVIWGLVTAGVGSLSLAVSNAEFLSCYPTSAGQYHWAAIISPPKWVAIVSWVTGWVNVSGWVALSASGGVLGGQLFLGIITMYDPDFAPTRWQYFLLFLLYTFLGFFLNLFLASGLPMMTKIALIWSVCGLLATTITVLATSAPDFQPASFVFGEFINSTGWPGGVAFLLGLLQGGLGLTGFDAVAHMIEEIPQPCIRGPRIMVACVAMGLVTGFAFLVCLLFVIKDVDAVVASPTGPLVEIYLQATNSKAGTVCLLLFPMICLVFGTLGIMATSTRILYAFARDGGLPFSRVFAKVDQRWGIPVNALLLTNAIVIIFGLVYLGSTSALNAILSAAVIALSISYAVTPAINCLQGRKGLLDNRPFVLPEWLGWICNLVGIAYTIVITVFLLFPPVSDVTASNMNYAVVAFAAIIIVSSIQWFVDGRHNFKGPTFDEDALFVSGVEEASGTKIGDDNDSKVNKIDAEA; encoded by the exons ATGAAGAATCACGACGCTGATCTAGCACGCGATGCTGCTCAACTCGCAGCGCTAGGCCACAAGCAGGAGCTGGAGAGAAATTTCTCCTTTGTCTCTATGCTTGGCCTTGCCTTTTCCATCCTCAATTCCTGGACTGCACTTGCGTCGAGTTTATCTGTTGGTTTGCCTAGCGGTGGACCTACAGCTGTTATTTGGGGATTGGTCACAGCTGGAGTGGGCAGTTTGTCACTAGCTGTTTCTAACGCCGAGTTTCTTTCTTGTTATCCTACCAGCGCTGGGCAGTATCACTGGGCGGCTATCATTTCACCTCCGAAATGGGTCGCCATTGTCTCTTGGGTTACCGGCTGGGTTAATGTTAGTGGATGGGTCGCTCTGTCTGCTTCTGGTGGTGTTTTGGGCGGACAATTGTTTCTAGGCATCATCACCATGTACGACCCCGACTTCGCACCGACACGATGGCAGTACTTCTTGCTGTTCCTCTTATACACATTCCTCGGGTTCTTCCTCAACCTATTCCTCGCTTCGGGATTGCCGATGATGACAAAGATCGCGCTGATCTGGTCTGTCTGTGGTCTCCTCGCTACTACAATCACCGTCTTGGCTACTAGCGCCCCTGACTTCCAGCCCGCTAGTTTTGTCTTCGGAGAATTCATCAACTCCACTGGTTGGCCTGGTGGTGTTGCGTTCCTCTTGGGTTTGCTGCAGGGTGGTCTTGGACTGACAGGCTTCGATGCCGTTGCACATATGATCGAAGAGATTCCCCAACCCTGCATTCGTGGACCTCGCATCATGGTCGCTTGTGTTGCCATGGGTCTTGTCACTGGCTTTGCCTTCCTTGTATGTCTTTTATTCGTCATCAAAGATGTGGACGCGGTCGTCGCCTCCCCAACTGGTCCTCTCGTTGAGATCTACCTACAAGCTACGAACAGCAAGGCCGGCACTGTTTGCCTGCTGCTTTTCCCCATGATCTGCCTCGTGTTTGGTACCCTTGGTATCATGGCCACAAGCACTCGTATTCTGTACGCCTTTGCTCGTGATGGAGGTCTGCCCTTCTCCCGAGTGTTTGCCAAGGTTGACCAGCGATGGGGCATTCCAGTCAACGCGCTTTTGCTCACCAACGCGATTGTCATCATTTTTGGACTCGTCTACCTTGGATCAACAAGTGCACTGAACGCCATTCTTTCAGCTGCTGTCATCGCCCTTTCCATCTCATATGCCGTCACTCCTGCCATCAACTGTCTCCAAGGACGAAAGGGGCTATTGGATAACCGACCTTTTGTGCTGCCAGAGTGGCTCGGCTGGATCTGCAATCTT GTCGGTATCGCCTACACGATCGTCATAaccgtcttcctcctcttccctCCCGTTAGCGATGTCACTGCCTCCAACATGAACTACGCTGTAGTTGCATTTGCCGCCATCATAATTGTTTCTTCGATTCAATGGTTTGTCGATGGAAGGCATAACTTCAAGGGGCCTACGTTTGACGAAGACGCGCTGTTTGTCAGTGGAGTCGAAGAAGCCAGCGGAACTAAGATTGGAGATGACAATGACTCGAAGGTCAACAAGATAGATGCAGAGGCCTAG
- a CDS encoding cytochrome P450 gives MTAYIDTILQNPQYAVLSAISVVTLLIVNFSFFTQQEKYPILIPKKPFELTNTRVVKEFIANSRSLLANARTVYKDQPYRAYTELGKVLVIPPSWVDALKSNRHLDFQTPARDDSHEYIPGFQPFGGSHKLTTVINKYITKALMKLTGPISEEASLSIRDTLTDSREWHPIRPQADLIRVVSRVSSRIFMGEELCRDEEWNRTSSEYTLLAFGYGGLLRSYPRWLRPYIHWFLPQCWEVRAKLNEARQCLQPHIERRKGIKQKALAEGKPSPFDDSIEWFEKEYEKHDPATEQIAVSIVAYHTTSDLLAETLLNLCQHPELFQELREEIITILTAEGGLTKGALYNLKLMDSVVKESQRLRPILLGAFRRIATADVTLPNGDILKKGDKIIGGMSHMWDSDTYDNALEFDPYRFVKMRQTSDDKKAHLVSTSADHLGFGHGFHACPGRFFAANEIKILLCHMLLKYDWKLPEGCKPQPSHSGFKLLGDYSSNLLVRRRTEELDIDSLSSS, from the exons ATGACGGCGTATATCGATACCATACTCCAAAATCCGCAATATGCGGTTCTTTCCGCAATTTCCGTTGTTACACTCTTAATCGTcaacttttctttcttcaccCAACAAGAGAAATACCCTATCCTGATCCCCAAGAAGCCTTTCGAGTTGACAAACACGCGTGTAGTCAAAGAGTTCATTGCCAACAGCAGAAGCCTCCTTGCAAACGCGCGCACAGTTTATAAAGATCAGCCATACCGAGCTTATACCGAGCTAGGCAAGGTTCTGGTTATTCCTCCTTCGTGGGTGGATGCCTTGAAGAGCAACCGACACCTAGACTTTCAGACGCCAGCCCGAGAT GATTCTCATGAGTACATTCCTGGTTTCCAACCTTTTGGTGGATCTCATAAGCTTACGACTGTTATCAACAAGTATATTACAAAGGCTTTGA TGAAGTTAACAGGGCCCATATCGGAAGAAGCATCTTTGTCAATTCGGGATACTCTCACCGACTCCAGAG AATGGCACCCCATCCGACCCCAGGCAGACCTTATCCGCGTGGTATCACGCGTTTCTTCCCGAATCTTCATGGGCGAAGAGCTCTGCCGCGACGAAGAGTGGAACAGGACCTCGAGCGAATATACTCTATTGGCTTTTGGCTACGGCGGCTTATTGAGATCTTATCCCAGGTGGCTTCGCCCATACATCCACTGGTTCCTCCCGCAGTGCTGGGAAGTCCGCGCCAAGCTGAATGAAGCGCGACAGTGCCTTCAGCCTCATATTGAACGACGAAAAGGTATCAAGCAGAAAGCACTCGCCGAGGGAAAGCCATCTCCTTTCGATGATTCCATTGAGTGGTTTGAGAAAGAGTATGAGAAGCATGATCCTGCTACAGAGCAGATTGCTGTTTCGATCGTGGCGTATCATACTACATCTGACCTACTCGCTGAGACGCTTCTCAATCTTTGCCAACATCCTGAACTGTTCCAGGAACTTCGGGAGGAGATTATTACGATTTTGACTGCCGAAGGAGGACTGACCAAGGGCGCGTTGTATAACTTGAAGTTGATGGACAGCGTGGTCAAGGAGTCCCAACGACTGCGACCAATTCTGCTCG GTGCTTTCAGGAGAATCGCCACTGCCGACGTCACCCTCCCCAACGGCGACATTCTCAAGAAAGGCGACAAGATCATCGGCGGCATGTCACATATGTGGGATTCCGATACCTACGATAACGCGCTTGAATTCGATCCCTATCGCTTCGTTAAAATGCGTCAGACAAGTGACGACAAGAAAGCCCACCTTGTTAGCACCAGCGCTGATCATCTTGGTTTCGGTCATGGTTTCCACGCATGTCCTGGTCGCTTCTTCGCTGCgaatgagatcaagatccTTTTATGCCATATGTTGCTCAAGTATGACTGGAAGCTACCGGAGGGTTGCAAGCCGCAGCCATCTCACTCGGGGTTTAAACTGCTTGGCGATTACTCTTCGAATCTGCTGGTTCGGCGTCGCACTGAGGAGTTGGATATTGATTCGCTTTCCAGCTCATAA
- a CDS encoding ankyrin repeat-containing domain protein yields the protein LIGAGANCNATDSQGMTPLHLASFHNHSKIVALLLSETPVPVVDVNAEADDGRTSLHLASLQGNELIVKALLQKNASIDATDKTGMTPLHLASGANAED from the coding sequence CTTATCGGCGCTGGCGCAAATTGCAACGCCACAGACAGTCAAGGAATGACTCCACTACATCTTGCCAGTTTCCATAACCACTCCAAAATTGTTGCGCTTTTATTATCCGAGACTCCGGTAcctgttgttgatgtcaatgCAGAAGCAGATGATGGCAGAACTTCCTTGCATCTCGCAAGTCTACAAGGTAATGAGCTTATCGTTAAAGCATTGCTTCAAAAGAATGCCTCTATAGATGCCACAGACAAAACAGGCATGACCCCACTGCATCTTGCTAGCGGTGCAAACGCAGAGGAC
- a CDS encoding ankyrin repeat-containing domain protein gives DLLLEKASEINALDKTGKTALHIAIEQGLTTEAQCIIRDGANIAIADNEGQQPLYLACVEGHTELVELLLREKASIDAASNRDETPIAAACRNGHTKIVNILLDGKANTKTSDNRKWTPLHWASVGNHEEIVKRLLGVDTLNLNATEALTHWTPLNVAAYCGHKGVVSLLLEKNADLYIKNSLQWTPLMTATTMQHLEIVRTILDHKT, from the coding sequence GatttgcttctcgagaaggcGTCTGAGATCAATGCGCTAGACAAAACTGGAAAAACAGCCCTCCACATCGCAATTGAGCAAGGTCTCACAACCGAAGCCCAATGTATTATACGTGACGGAGCCAATATCGCCATAGCTGACAACGAGGGGCAGCAACCTCTTTATCTAGCTTGTGTAGAGGGTCATACTGAGCTAGTCGAGCTGCTACTTAGGGAGAAAGCAAGCATCGACGCAGCATCAAATCGTGACGAGACCCCAATCGCTGCGGCGTGTCGAAATGGCCATACCAAGATCGTCAATATTCTTCTCGATGGAAaagccaacaccaagacatCTGACAATAGGAAGTGGACTCCACTACACTGGGCTAGTGTTGGAAACCACGAAGAGATCGTGAAGCGTCTTCTTGGAGTGGATACGTTAAATCTCAATGCTACTGAGGCCTTGACACATTGGACTCCGCTCAATGTAGCTGCTTATTGTGGCCACAAAGGCGTTgtttctctccttcttgaaAAGAACGCCGATCTCTACATTAAAAACTCCTTACAATGGACTCCGTTAATGACAGCCACGACAATGCAACACCTAGAGATTGTCAGGACAATCCTTGACCATAAGACC